A DNA window from Aestuariispira ectoiniformans contains the following coding sequences:
- a CDS encoding ABC transporter permease, which produces MSSTFIIAVQEVRAGLRNRWVLATTLLLAALALSLTLLGSAPVGGVKADPLSIVVVSLASLSIFLLPLIALLLSFDSVVGEAERGTLLLLLAYPLARWQVVLGKFIGHVAILALATVIGYGAAAAALVVKSGNAAELDWAAFSGLLGSSVLLGAAFLALGMLISTVVRERATAAGVAVGIWFVLVLIYDAALLGVLVAGQNRILSADSLDLLLLANPADAFRLLNLTVTDGAKALSGMAGLGEAGRLPMWALLGSLAAWSVVPLAAAVAIFNRREP; this is translated from the coding sequence ATGAGCAGCACATTCATCATTGCAGTCCAGGAAGTTCGCGCCGGCTTGCGCAATCGCTGGGTCCTTGCGACGACGCTGTTGCTGGCCGCTCTCGCGCTCAGCCTGACATTACTCGGCAGCGCGCCTGTGGGCGGCGTAAAGGCCGACCCGTTGTCGATCGTTGTGGTCAGCCTTGCCAGTCTCAGCATCTTTCTGCTGCCGCTGATTGCACTGTTGCTATCCTTCGACTCTGTCGTCGGGGAGGCAGAGCGGGGTACGTTACTGCTGCTGCTCGCCTATCCGTTGGCGCGTTGGCAGGTGGTGCTCGGCAAATTCATAGGGCATGTGGCCATCCTGGCGCTTGCAACAGTCATCGGTTATGGAGCCGCTGCCGCCGCGTTGGTGGTCAAGAGCGGCAATGCTGCAGAACTCGACTGGGCCGCATTTTCCGGATTGCTTGGCTCGTCGGTTTTGCTGGGGGCTGCGTTCCTTGCGCTCGGTATGCTGATCAGTACGGTTGTGCGCGAGCGCGCCACGGCTGCCGGTGTCGCCGTCGGTATCTGGTTTGTGCTGGTGCTGATCTATGACGCCGCTCTACTGGGCGTTCTGGTCGCCGGTCAGAACCGTATCCTCAGCGCCGATAGCCTTGATCTGTTGCTGCTTGCCAATCCGGCGGATGCGTTTCGCCTGCTGAATCTTACTGTCACGGATGGCGCCAAGGCGTTGAGCGGCATGGCCGGGCTGGGCGAGGCTGGCAGACTGCCGATGTGGGCATTGCTCGGCTCGCTGGCCGCCTGGTCTGTTGTACCGCTGGCCGCGGCTGTCGCCATCTTCAATAGGAGAGAGCCATGA
- a CDS encoding nitrous oxide reductase accessory protein NosL, which yields MIRLITLLAVLVLSLAACNDKQEARLPTPVEVGSEDTGFICGMLISDHAGPKGQIYVASHDYPLWFSSVRDAIAYIRMPDRPDDIRVVYVNDMGKAESWSAQGAGNWIVAEKAFFVIGSEMKGGMGQPEAVPFGDEAKAGQFADEHGGKVLRLADIPDSYVLSPTDEAAMSDMVGMDDDTMKGMSNATQQQ from the coding sequence ATGATCCGCCTTATCACGCTGCTGGCCGTTCTGGTCCTGTCGCTTGCCGCGTGCAACGACAAGCAGGAGGCAAGGCTGCCGACCCCGGTCGAGGTTGGAAGTGAGGATACCGGTTTCATCTGCGGCATGCTGATCAGCGATCACGCGGGGCCGAAGGGCCAGATTTATGTCGCGAGCCATGACTACCCGCTTTGGTTCTCTTCCGTTCGTGACGCCATCGCCTATATCCGCATGCCGGACCGGCCCGACGATATTCGGGTGGTCTATGTCAATGATATGGGCAAGGCAGAAAGCTGGTCCGCACAGGGGGCAGGCAACTGGATTGTTGCGGAGAAGGCGTTCTTTGTTATCGGCAGCGAGATGAAGGGCGGCATGGGCCAGCCGGAGGCTGTGCCGTTCGGAGACGAGGCCAAGGCCGGTCAATTTGCCGACGAACATGGCGGAAAGGTCCTGCGCCTGGCGGATATCCCGGACAGCTACGTCCTCAGCCCCACTGACGAGGCGGCAATGTCAGACATGGTGGGAATGGACGATGACACAATGAAAGGCATGAGCAATGCAACGCAACAGCAGTGA
- a CDS encoding FAD:protein FMN transferase, with translation MQRNSSDISAPFRSVSRRRFIAIAGAVAGTAMLPGGSVAAAPLHRWQGVALGADASIQLAHPDRAAAQRLIDDCVAEVRRLERVFSLYDAGSTLAQLNQNGFVDEPPLELIELLGRAGDISELTGGAFDVTVQPLWARYAEHFAQPDADPAGPNVVDILPLVDWRKVEARPDRVAFAKPGMGMTLNGIAQGFITDRIAVLLKRNGIDQVLVDLGEIRAVGSHPDGRAWQAGINDPERPGKLAGTLDLADRALATSGGYGTVFDQAGRISHLLDPRTGKSAAIERSVSVLAKDATTADALSTAFSLMPDTEINAIAAQLPDIQVYVASGHRLIGKA, from the coding sequence ATGCAACGCAACAGCAGTGACATTTCGGCGCCCTTCCGGTCCGTGAGCCGGCGGCGTTTCATCGCGATTGCCGGTGCTGTGGCTGGAACAGCGATGTTGCCGGGCGGTTCGGTGGCTGCGGCGCCGCTGCATCGTTGGCAGGGCGTCGCCCTTGGCGCAGACGCCAGTATTCAGCTCGCCCATCCCGACCGGGCGGCGGCCCAGCGCCTGATTGACGACTGTGTTGCAGAGGTTCGTCGGCTGGAACGTGTTTTCAGCCTTTACGATGCCGGTTCGACGCTGGCGCAGCTCAACCAGAACGGCTTTGTCGACGAACCGCCGCTCGAGTTGATCGAGCTGCTCGGACGGGCGGGCGATATCAGTGAACTTACCGGCGGCGCATTCGACGTTACCGTGCAACCCCTTTGGGCGCGATATGCGGAACATTTCGCACAGCCCGATGCAGATCCCGCAGGGCCGAATGTCGTGGATATACTGCCGCTGGTCGACTGGCGAAAGGTTGAGGCACGACCGGATAGGGTTGCTTTCGCGAAGCCGGGTATGGGAATGACCCTCAACGGCATCGCCCAGGGTTTTATTACCGATCGCATTGCCGTGCTACTGAAGCGTAATGGTATTGACCAGGTGTTGGTTGATCTGGGCGAAATCCGTGCTGTTGGCAGTCACCCTGACGGCCGGGCGTGGCAGGCCGGCATCAACGACCCGGAGAGGCCGGGCAAACTGGCCGGGACACTCGATCTCGCCGATCGCGCCCTGGCTACCTCAGGTGGCTATGGCACTGTGTTTGATCAGGCAGGCCGGATCAGCCACCTTCTCGATCCGCGCACGGGTAAATCCGCCGCAATTGAGCGAAGCGTCAGTGTCTTGGCAAAGGATGCGACAACGGCCGATGCATTGTCGACAGCCTTTTCTTTGATGCCCGATACGGAGATCAACGCAATCGCCGCCCAATTACCGGATATTCAGGTCTATGTTGCGAGCGGGCACAGGCTTATAGGCAAAGCCTAA
- a CDS encoding DeoR/GlpR family DNA-binding transcription regulator — protein MWDRSGLNIRQQNIAEWLQEMQSASIQDLSNHFHVSDETIRRDLRQLSENGLVEKFHGGVRFNVHRTELPFQSRMRVMAQAKQKIGVSAAKLIKQGATVFLDNSSTACFLAHQLTKRNDLTVITLSLEVANILSVSGQCNRVILAGGELRVEDQTLIGAEAIRFVSQFTPDMCFISVAALSVEHGCMDFDIFESDFKRVVMPLAEKVILLCDASKFHKSGLIKVCDLSAFDTLVTDAAVPAEIASQMTHGTIITGSH, from the coding sequence ATGTGGGACCGAAGCGGTCTTAATATCCGCCAGCAGAATATCGCTGAATGGCTACAGGAGATGCAATCGGCATCGATCCAGGACCTGAGCAATCATTTCCATGTCTCCGACGAGACGATCCGCCGTGACTTGCGGCAACTGTCTGAAAACGGGTTGGTCGAAAAGTTCCACGGCGGTGTGCGCTTTAACGTGCACCGTACCGAACTTCCCTTTCAGAGCCGCATGCGCGTCATGGCCCAGGCCAAGCAGAAAATAGGGGTGAGCGCCGCTAAACTGATCAAGCAGGGTGCGACAGTCTTCCTGGATAATTCTTCGACGGCCTGCTTCCTCGCCCATCAGTTGACCAAGCGCAACGACCTGACCGTTATCACCCTGTCGCTTGAAGTCGCCAATATCCTGTCTGTTTCCGGACAGTGCAATCGGGTCATTCTGGCCGGTGGGGAACTGCGTGTTGAAGACCAGACCCTGATCGGAGCCGAAGCCATCCGCTTTGTCTCCCAGTTCACCCCCGACATGTGCTTCATTTCCGTCGCCGCCCTGAGTGTGGAGCACGGTTGCATGGACTTCGACATTTTTGAAAGCGATTTCAAGCGCGTCGTCATGCCGCTTGCGGAAAAGGTCATCCTGCTCTGCGACGCCAGCAAATTCCATAAATCCGGCCTGATCAAAGTCTGCGATCTGTCAGCCTTCGACACCCTTGTAACCGATGCAGCCGTCCCTGCGGAAATTGCCAGCCAAATGACGCACGGCACGATTATCACAGGTTCACATTAA
- a CDS encoding ABC transporter ATP-binding protein: MATVSLRQITKHYGDQTAVNNLDLEIQDKEFMVLVGPSGCGKSTTLRMVAGLESISGGQLMIDGVDVTHAEPRHRDIAMVFQSYALYPHMTAYMNMAFGLMKTSSLSKSEIRTRIMEAADILNIHDLLERKPKEMSGGQRQRVAIGRALVRKPKVYLFDEPLSNLDAKLRGRMRAELKRLHSELGITVIYVTHDQVEAMTLGSRIAVMSDGRIQQLGEPMSVYRKPNNLFVASFIGAPEMNMLRCKFDGRVIGNNALLSPIAVNPHGNGSGMQNVILGIRPEEISIATQDNAMMTGCVERVELLGPEALVELRVDEDLLTARLQTDQVPPVGKDLGLTIDSNLLRIYNPDSGQEINIHSEAKSGQW, encoded by the coding sequence ATGGCAACCGTTTCCCTGCGCCAGATCACCAAACACTATGGCGACCAAACCGCTGTTAACAATCTCGACCTGGAAATTCAGGACAAGGAATTCATGGTCCTTGTCGGCCCCTCAGGCTGCGGCAAGTCAACAACCCTGCGCATGGTCGCGGGGCTGGAATCCATCAGTGGCGGCCAGTTGATGATTGATGGTGTCGATGTCACGCATGCCGAACCGCGCCACCGTGACATTGCCATGGTGTTCCAGTCCTATGCCCTTTACCCGCATATGACAGCTTACATGAATATGGCTTTCGGCCTGATGAAAACATCGAGCCTGAGCAAGTCGGAAATCCGCACCCGTATCATGGAGGCTGCCGACATCCTCAACATCCACGATTTGCTGGAAAGAAAGCCAAAGGAAATGTCTGGCGGCCAACGCCAGCGTGTCGCCATTGGACGGGCCCTTGTGCGCAAGCCCAAGGTCTATCTCTTCGACGAGCCGCTTTCAAATCTGGATGCCAAGCTGCGCGGCCGTATGCGCGCCGAACTCAAGCGACTGCATAGTGAGCTTGGAATTACCGTTATCTATGTAACCCATGACCAGGTCGAGGCAATGACCCTGGGTTCGCGTATCGCCGTCATGTCCGATGGACGCATACAACAGTTGGGGGAACCGATGTCGGTCTATCGAAAGCCCAACAATCTTTTTGTTGCATCCTTTATCGGGGCACCGGAAATGAACATGCTGCGCTGTAAATTTGACGGACGCGTTATTGGCAATAATGCCCTGCTCTCCCCGATCGCCGTCAACCCGCATGGCAACGGGTCCGGCATGCAAAACGTCATTCTGGGCATTCGCCCTGAAGAAATATCCATTGCCACACAGGACAACGCCATGATGACCGGCTGCGTCGAGCGGGTTGAACTTCTCGGCCCGGAAGCCCTGGTTGAACTGCGCGTTGACGAGGACCTTTTGACAGCGCGCCTTCAAACCGACCAGGTTCCTCCGGTCGGCAAGGATCTCGGCCTGACAATTGACAGTAATCTGCTGCGTATCTACAACCCGGACAGTGGACAGGAGATCAATATTCACTCTGAGGCCAAATCCGGACAATGGTAA
- a CDS encoding carbohydrate ABC transporter permease — MKPSFLKKYGTHAILLPVSILWVGPLIWILVTSVKTRVEVFDASSGLLPQNFIWDNYPAAMAVAPFATYMANSFLVTGSILICQIITISLAAYAFARLTFPFKNVIFSFFLLQIMFPIYAIFLTNFITVRELGLLNSLPAMVVPFVASGYGTFMLRQAFRQVPTELSDAARLDGCGHLSTLWHVYLPLVRPTLVAFAIISVVTHWNDYMWPLLVTNSESVRTLPIGLGLLAKSDSGADWTRLMAATVIVISPLLLLFIIFQRRFVDSFMHAGLK; from the coding sequence ATGAAACCGTCCTTCCTCAAAAAATATGGCACGCACGCAATCTTGTTGCCTGTTTCCATACTATGGGTCGGCCCGCTGATCTGGATTTTGGTCACATCCGTCAAAACCCGCGTGGAAGTCTTTGATGCCAGCAGCGGTTTGTTGCCGCAGAATTTCATTTGGGACAACTATCCCGCGGCGATGGCCGTCGCGCCATTCGCCACCTATATGGCCAATTCCTTTCTGGTTACCGGAAGCATCCTGATCTGCCAGATCATCACCATATCGCTTGCGGCCTATGCCTTTGCCCGCCTGACCTTCCCGTTTAAAAACGTGATCTTCTCCTTCTTTCTGTTGCAGATCATGTTTCCGATCTACGCAATCTTTCTGACCAACTTCATCACGGTTCGCGAACTGGGTCTGTTGAACAGCCTTCCGGCCATGGTCGTGCCTTTCGTTGCCAGCGGGTATGGAACCTTCATGCTCAGGCAGGCCTTCCGGCAGGTCCCGACGGAACTGAGCGATGCCGCCAGGCTTGATGGCTGCGGACATCTAAGCACCCTGTGGCACGTCTATTTGCCGTTGGTCCGTCCCACGTTGGTGGCCTTCGCCATCATTTCGGTCGTGACCCACTGGAACGACTATATGTGGCCTCTTCTGGTGACCAACTCGGAGTCCGTGCGAACCCTGCCAATCGGTCTTGGCCTATTGGCAAAGTCAGACAGTGGCGCCGACTGGACACGCCTGATGGCCGCCACGGTGATTGTGATTTCACCACTCCTGCTTCTCTTCATCATCTTCCAGCGTCGCTTTGTCGACAGCTTCATGCATGCCGGCCTGAAATAG
- a CDS encoding carbohydrate ABC transporter permease: protein MRFPSFTPTKETMVALAMLLPSLVFLSAFTYWPILRSFYFSFHDVMLGSDKIYFLGWENYERVLSDALFWKSFRNTAFYTLITIPAAIICALLLAVALDTKIRGVALYRSAFFYPVMIPSVAAGMVWVFLYAPGYGPINAMMETLGLPKLEWLYSSDWALPAIMVMSIWKYSGYFMLILLAALQMVPRDLYEAARLDGVSGWHQLIHITVPLISPTIYFVVIIGVLHSYQIFDYVFVMTQGGPADATNVLTLYIYQNAFQYQDIGFASTVANMLLLFIGGLIAVIASTLGRRVHYLGR from the coding sequence ATGCGATTTCCTTCTTTCACGCCGACGAAAGAAACAATGGTGGCCCTGGCAATGCTGTTGCCATCACTGGTTTTTCTGTCTGCCTTCACGTACTGGCCGATCCTGCGTTCATTCTATTTCAGCTTCCATGACGTGATGCTTGGCTCTGACAAAATCTATTTTCTGGGCTGGGAAAACTATGAACGGGTTTTGAGTGACGCCCTGTTCTGGAAATCGTTTCGCAACACGGCCTTCTATACCCTGATCACGATTCCGGCTGCAATCATCTGCGCCCTGTTACTGGCCGTGGCACTGGATACAAAAATTCGCGGAGTTGCGCTGTATCGCTCCGCCTTCTTTTATCCCGTGATGATCCCGTCTGTCGCGGCAGGCATGGTCTGGGTCTTTCTCTATGCGCCGGGATACGGCCCGATTAACGCCATGATGGAAACACTTGGCCTGCCGAAACTGGAATGGCTCTATTCTTCCGATTGGGCCCTGCCAGCAATCATGGTGATGAGCATCTGGAAATATTCCGGCTATTTCATGCTGATTCTTCTGGCGGCCCTGCAAATGGTACCACGCGACCTCTATGAAGCCGCACGGCTCGACGGCGTCTCGGGCTGGCACCAGCTCATTCACATCACCGTTCCGCTGATCTCACCGACCATCTATTTCGTTGTGATCATTGGCGTTCTGCATTCCTACCAGATTTTCGACTATGTCTTCGTCATGACGCAGGGCGGTCCCGCCGACGCTACGAATGTCCTGACGCTCTATATCTATCAAAATGCCTTTCAATATCAGGATATCGGCTTCGCCAGCACTGTTGCCAACATGTTGCTTTTGTTCATTGGCGGCCTGATTGCCGTGATCGCCTCGACCCTTGGCCGACGCGTGCATTACCTGGGGAGATAG
- a CDS encoding ABC transporter substrate-binding protein — protein MKSTKLPISRRHFLQASAGAVTAAGMFGSSPLFASGTDIVKLQFMYPVGVSGDINRIVTGMINDFNASHDKVQVEPIYAGSYDNTEQKVMTSLGVGEPPATWLPINSALQTFLGMDALADVTELAKADDIYEDFLPGFLSICESDSKLYGLPFQCSTPVLYYNKELFAKAGINKAPDTWAELMETAKALTIRNGSDVSQWGVTFGGGWHDWIFESFVRQNAFVPWQKDKVMFDAPEAIDALEFWAEMVKEGVMPTASTWQSSANDFMAGRTAMLYHSTGSLTNLRKSSPFDVGVAFMPKNKTYGATIGGGPILMAKNQPDTHLQASWTFARWMTNTRNQTHWCKETGYIAARKSSWEGQDLQTFVNEVPAAKVALDQAAYAGAFLQVPGYHKVREYLKSALDRTLAGEVDPTSALKEATKHSNREIQRLMRRRA, from the coding sequence ATGAAGTCGACAAAATTGCCTATTTCCCGGCGTCATTTCCTGCAAGCCAGCGCAGGTGCAGTAACGGCAGCCGGCATGTTCGGCAGCAGCCCGCTCTTTGCATCCGGAACCGATATCGTCAAATTGCAATTCATGTATCCGGTTGGCGTGTCCGGTGACATCAACCGCATCGTGACCGGCATGATCAATGACTTCAACGCCAGCCACGACAAAGTACAGGTCGAGCCGATCTACGCAGGCAGCTACGACAACACAGAACAGAAAGTCATGACCTCTCTCGGTGTCGGCGAGCCACCGGCAACCTGGCTGCCGATCAACTCTGCCCTGCAGACCTTCCTTGGCATGGATGCCCTGGCGGACGTAACCGAGCTTGCAAAAGCCGACGACATCTATGAGGACTTCCTGCCGGGCTTCCTGAGCATCTGCGAATCCGACAGCAAGCTCTACGGTCTGCCTTTCCAGTGCTCCACGCCGGTTCTCTATTATAACAAGGAACTTTTTGCCAAGGCCGGTATCAACAAGGCGCCGGACACCTGGGCTGAATTGATGGAAACGGCCAAGGCCCTGACCATCCGCAACGGCTCAGACGTAAGCCAGTGGGGCGTGACCTTCGGCGGCGGCTGGCATGACTGGATTTTTGAAAGCTTCGTTCGCCAGAATGCCTTTGTCCCCTGGCAAAAAGACAAAGTCATGTTTGACGCACCCGAGGCGATTGATGCCCTCGAATTCTGGGCAGAAATGGTCAAGGAAGGCGTTATGCCGACCGCATCGACCTGGCAGAGTTCGGCAAACGACTTCATGGCTGGCCGCACAGCCATGCTGTATCATTCAACGGGTTCGCTCACCAACTTGCGGAAATCGTCTCCGTTCGACGTTGGCGTTGCCTTCATGCCAAAGAACAAAACCTACGGCGCAACCATTGGCGGCGGCCCGATCCTGATGGCGAAGAACCAGCCGGATACCCATCTGCAGGCCAGTTGGACCTTTGCCCGCTGGATGACCAATACCCGCAACCAGACACACTGGTGCAAGGAAACGGGGTATATCGCTGCACGTAAATCCTCATGGGAAGGCCAGGATCTCCAGACCTTCGTCAATGAGGTTCCTGCCGCCAAAGTTGCTCTGGATCAGGCCGCCTATGCCGGTGCGTTCCTGCAGGTGCCGGGATATCACAAGGTACGTGAATATCTCAAAAGTGCACTTGACCGTACATTGGCGGGTGAGGTCGACCCGACCTCGGCTCTCAAGGAAGCAACCAAGCATTCCAACCGAGAGATCCAGCGACTGATGCGCCGTCGCGCCTAA
- a CDS encoding phosphodiesterase: MLIAQITDLHITRENEVLSGRVDTRQAFSLCMDRLAGLTPQPDVLLISGDLTETATKEEYDFLVAALEKLGFPTYVVPGNHDDRAAMRKAFTGMAEGEGDTPFCYSVDENHWPLFLIGLDSTVPKRSEGAVCPSRLAWLEQEMQKATPERPALIFMHHPPFQTGIAPMDACGIFEGLSAFRDLVAAYSDRIAGIICGHVHRVIHSTIAGVPVLLAPSSAHQITLDLRKEAPLSFTMEPAKIALHSWRGDNGLVSHYAYVDEFAGPYPF, translated from the coding sequence ATGCTGATCGCCCAGATTACGGACCTGCATATTACCCGGGAAAACGAAGTGTTGAGCGGGCGCGTCGATACCCGTCAGGCTTTCAGTTTATGCATGGACAGGCTCGCGGGCCTGACGCCGCAACCGGATGTCTTGCTGATCAGCGGCGATCTGACCGAGACCGCAACAAAGGAAGAATACGACTTCCTCGTCGCAGCATTGGAAAAACTTGGGTTTCCCACATATGTGGTGCCCGGAAATCATGACGACAGGGCGGCCATGCGTAAGGCATTTACGGGCATGGCGGAAGGTGAGGGCGATACGCCCTTTTGTTACAGTGTGGATGAAAACCACTGGCCGCTGTTTCTGATCGGCCTGGACAGTACCGTGCCCAAACGGTCAGAAGGGGCGGTTTGTCCTTCGCGCCTGGCGTGGCTGGAGCAGGAGATGCAAAAGGCAACGCCTGAGCGGCCCGCCTTGATATTCATGCACCATCCGCCCTTCCAGACCGGGATCGCTCCGATGGATGCTTGTGGAATTTTCGAGGGACTGTCGGCCTTTCGTGATCTGGTGGCCGCCTATTCAGATCGCATTGCCGGTATAATCTGCGGTCATGTTCATCGGGTTATACATAGTACCATTGCCGGTGTTCCGGTCCTTCTGGCACCATCCTCCGCGCATCAGATAACGCTCGACCTGCGTAAAGAGGCCCCGCTCAGCTTCACAATGGAACCGGCCAAGATCGCTCTTCACAGCTGGCGGGGCGACAACGGTCTGGTATCGCATTACGCCTATGTGGATGAGTTTGCAGGACCCTATCCCTTTTAG
- a CDS encoding FAD-dependent oxidoreductase, translating to MSRPLLEHFEGATYDVVVVGAGAVGCATARELAGRGYRTLLVDRGDIGAGTSSRSSRMLYSGLGYLAVRYPLWQMAFRPFDMLRRLKYTRAVMQCRAELVRDMPDHLTKHRFHYPFRKGDRYPPWLVDIGFRLVEALGDWKVPLSYRRLAEKQARAESGLAAGLGGPLRGVGVFEEYMYAWPERICVDTALDAERRGATIRTYAEVTGINQQDDGWAVTLTERAPGETGQARITASLVINAAGPWIDRVPGGGPAEIKRVIGIKGVNVMIRLPESYRGQGLEAFSSKNEPFYVFPWRDLHFIGPTETEVTENPDDIRVQDTEIDYILGEANRLFPDLHLTRDHVQHCWCGVRPTSTVDGNTTSLPVRVAEDEQTPGLLAVTGSTIMLHRYASRLAAKAVEKRLGKRGAPPVGKIRKPDGLVSNNGIGQMLATEHVVRLVDLVRRRLPDGLDPDLGRNRAEELSRLAAASLGWSEARRQEELEHFTQDTATVYRRL from the coding sequence ATGAGCCGACCACTACTGGAGCATTTTGAAGGCGCAACCTACGACGTTGTCGTCGTCGGCGCAGGGGCTGTTGGCTGTGCAACCGCCCGGGAACTTGCCGGACGGGGCTATCGGACGCTGCTTGTGGACAGGGGGGATATCGGGGCAGGCACCTCATCACGCTCAAGCCGGATGCTCTATTCCGGTCTGGGCTATCTGGCGGTGCGCTACCCGCTGTGGCAGATGGCGTTTCGCCCGTTCGACATGTTGCGACGCCTCAAATACACACGCGCCGTGATGCAATGCCGTGCGGAACTGGTGCGGGACATGCCCGACCATCTGACCAAACACAGATTCCACTACCCCTTCAGAAAAGGCGATCGTTATCCGCCCTGGCTGGTCGACATCGGCTTCCGGTTGGTAGAGGCATTGGGTGACTGGAAAGTGCCGCTGTCCTATCGGCGACTTGCGGAAAAGCAGGCCCGCGCAGAAAGCGGCCTTGCGGCGGGGCTTGGCGGCCCGCTTCGCGGTGTCGGTGTTTTCGAAGAATATATGTATGCCTGGCCGGAACGAATTTGCGTCGATACAGCCCTCGATGCCGAACGGCGCGGCGCCACTATCCGCACCTACGCCGAAGTCACCGGTATCAATCAACAGGACGATGGCTGGGCAGTGACGCTTACAGAACGCGCGCCCGGTGAAACAGGACAGGCCCGGATTACAGCCTCCCTGGTCATTAATGCAGCGGGCCCCTGGATCGACCGCGTGCCCGGCGGAGGCCCTGCCGAAATCAAACGCGTCATCGGCATCAAAGGCGTGAATGTCATGATCAGGCTGCCGGAAAGCTATCGCGGCCAGGGATTGGAGGCATTTTCCAGCAAAAATGAACCCTTCTACGTCTTCCCCTGGCGAGACCTACACTTTATTGGGCCGACAGAAACCGAAGTCACCGAAAACCCCGACGATATCCGTGTCCAGGATACTGAAATCGACTATATCCTTGGCGAAGCCAATCGCCTGTTCCCCGACCTCCACCTGACGCGCGATCATGTGCAGCATTGCTGGTGCGGGGTTCGGCCCACCTCAACAGTAGACGGCAACACGACAAGCCTGCCTGTGCGCGTCGCCGAAGATGAGCAGACACCAGGTCTCCTCGCCGTGACGGGATCGACGATCATGCTGCACCGTTATGCCAGCCGTCTTGCCGCAAAGGCCGTTGAAAAACGGCTCGGCAAACGGGGAGCCCCCCCTGTCGGCAAAATAAGAAAACCGGATGGGCTTGTGTCAAATAACGGCATCGGTCAAATGCTGGCCACCGAACATGTTGTCCGCCTCGTCGATCTGGTCCGGCGCCGTCTACCCGATGGCCTGGACCCTGACCTTGGGCGTAACCGCGCAGAAGAACTTTCCCGACTTGCTGCCGCCAGTCTTGGATGGTCGGAAGCCCGTCGGCAAGAAGAACTGGAGCATTTCACCCAGGATACAGCAACAGTTTACCGGCGACTGTGA
- a CDS encoding TetR/AcrR family transcriptional regulator, whose protein sequence is MKRSANDSGWRGSPELWLGAAYDALLSSGVDAVKIMPLAKKLNLSRTSFYWFFEDREELLAALVAQWRDKNTGNFVKQTEAYAETIAEAVLNVSDCWLNSDLFDSLFEFAIRSWALQSPEILAEVQAADQQRLEALQRMFLRFGADEITADVRARTIYLVQIGYISMQTQEDIAVRMKRIPEYVKTFTGQAPEQRELDRFFARHNFAP, encoded by the coding sequence ATGAAAAGATCAGCAAACGATAGCGGTTGGCGAGGGTCCCCCGAACTGTGGTTGGGGGCGGCCTATGACGCCCTTCTGTCTTCCGGCGTAGACGCGGTCAAGATCATGCCGCTGGCAAAGAAACTGAACCTGTCGCGGACAAGCTTCTACTGGTTTTTCGAGGACCGTGAAGAATTGCTTGCCGCCCTGGTTGCGCAATGGCGGGACAAGAATACGGGCAACTTCGTAAAACAGACGGAGGCCTATGCGGAAACGATCGCAGAGGCCGTCTTGAATGTGTCCGATTGCTGGCTGAACAGCGACCTCTTCGATTCCCTGTTCGAATTCGCGATCAGAAGCTGGGCCCTCCAGTCCCCGGAAATCCTGGCAGAGGTCCAGGCAGCCGACCAGCAACGCCTTGAAGCCCTGCAACGCATGTTTTTACGATTCGGGGCGGATGAGATTACCGCAGATGTGCGCGCCCGAACCATCTATCTCGTCCAGATCGGCTATATCTCCATGCAGACGCAGGAAGATATAGCAGTGCGTATGAAACGCATTCCGGAATATGTGAAGACCTTCACCGGACAGGCACCGGAACAAAGGGAACTGGACCGCTTCTTCGCCCGACACAACTTCGCCCCATAA